One window of Streptomyces sp. NBC_00273 genomic DNA carries:
- a CDS encoding Zn-ribbon domain-containing OB-fold protein, which yields MARTRTPVVSGWFTEDAPDGGGFRLLGTRCSACTAVFFPREDAYCRNPRCPGGGELAEVPLSPRGRVWSYTDGRYRPPAPYVSDPDAPWEPYTLVAVELAAEGMVVLGQAAPGVGVADLAVGMEVEVVGGVLNEDPGTIGTAGTVWTTWQFRPVGGAE from the coding sequence GTGGCACGCACACGCACACCCGTCGTGAGCGGGTGGTTCACCGAGGACGCACCGGACGGCGGCGGCTTCCGGCTGCTCGGCACCCGGTGCTCGGCCTGTACCGCGGTGTTCTTCCCGCGCGAGGACGCGTACTGCCGCAATCCGCGCTGCCCCGGCGGCGGCGAGCTCGCCGAGGTGCCGCTGTCCCCGCGGGGCCGGGTCTGGTCCTACACCGACGGGCGCTACCGGCCGCCCGCGCCGTACGTGTCCGACCCGGACGCGCCCTGGGAGCCGTACACGCTGGTCGCGGTGGAGCTGGCGGCCGAGGGGATGGTGGTCCTGGGGCAGGCCGCGCCGGGGGTCGGGGTCGCCGATCTGGCAGTCGGTATGGAGGTCGAGGTGGTCGGGGGCGTGCTGAACGAGGATCCCGGAACCATCGGGACCGCCGGGACCGTCTGGACCACCTGGCAGTTCCGGCCGGTGGGGGGCGCCGAGTGA
- a CDS encoding ArsR/SmtB family transcription factor, whose amino-acid sequence MSTAVDDDLWSAIGDPTRRRMIDLLLADGQGTATTLSAHLPVTRQAVTKHLAVLDRVGLVRSAPAGREKRYRVDEAQLARAAAQLNSVGEMWDARLRRVKSLAEAIQRAKNEKQ is encoded by the coding sequence ATGAGCACCGCCGTCGACGACGACCTCTGGTCCGCGATAGGCGACCCGACCCGGCGCCGGATGATCGACCTCCTGCTGGCCGACGGCCAGGGGACCGCGACCACCCTCAGCGCGCACCTGCCGGTGACCAGGCAGGCCGTGACCAAACACCTGGCCGTGCTCGACCGGGTCGGGCTGGTCCGGTCCGCGCCGGCGGGACGGGAGAAGCGCTACCGGGTGGACGAGGCCCAGCTGGCCCGGGCCGCGGCGCAACTGAACTCGGTCGGCGAGATGTGGGACGCCCGGCTGCGGCGCGTCAAGAGCCTCGCCGAAGCGATCCAACGGGCCAAGAACGAGAAGCAGTGA
- a CDS encoding glycoside hydrolase family 31 protein yields MNGRDLVRAVKDIGTERGRRAWRSAWRHRRSDAVGLPRRGAERARVPGLLTGTEALPGGGVLRFARSELLVRVMVGGAVFWSWDGAGPTPSYAVVGDGPEPDPRAVLEPDTGGGWRVVSERVTVAVSRHGALEVRTPGGTVLRREAPPRWWEPVDPRMGAARWLQRSEVPADARFFGLGGRAAGPRLRDGAYRLWNTDPKGGFGPGADPLYLTMPVQLVVADAGTHLVFHDNSWDGRVVLREGEEGAGSGADRPGASELRMEGGPLRCWVLVGTPARVLQGWSGLTGAAAVPPEWALGYQHARWGFGSAEEVRRVVAGYASRGLALSAVHLDIDHYDGHRVFTVDEGRFPDLPGLARELGELGVRLVSIVDPAVKAGDGVHASGLTVGSGGAFVRDARGGEVRGEVWPGECAYPDFTDPAVREWWGGLYEERLAQGFAGFWHDMNEPVSFAPFGDTTLPRSARHALDGAGGDHREGHNVYALGMARAGWEGLVRLRPAERPFLFSRSGWAGMQRYGGTWSGDVESSWEGLRASLALVLGLGLCGVPYSGPDVGGFGGSPSPELYVRWLQLGAYLPLFRTHSAIWAGRREPWEFGPEVAEQAGAVMAERERLRPYFVTLAHLARRTGAPYVRPLWWGAPEERRLRDCEDAFLLGDALLVAPVLECGADRRAVRLPRGRWYDTATGAAYEGPGQILLDAPQGRIPVLARAGSVLPVRAASGDGVELEVWAPARGRTGGGVVIRDPGPGFGAGEVERYAVRWLRDAVVVEDEAGNRVEGVTVRGL; encoded by the coding sequence ATGAACGGTCGTGATCTGGTACGTGCGGTGAAAGACATCGGTACGGAGCGCGGTCGGCGCGCCTGGCGCTCGGCCTGGCGCCACCGGCGCTCGGACGCGGTGGGGCTTCCGCGCCGGGGCGCGGAGCGGGCGCGCGTCCCCGGGCTGCTGACCGGTACGGAGGCCCTCCCGGGCGGGGGCGTGCTGCGGTTCGCGCGCTCCGAGCTGCTGGTGCGGGTGATGGTGGGCGGCGCGGTGTTCTGGAGCTGGGACGGGGCCGGGCCGACGCCGTCGTACGCGGTGGTGGGCGACGGCCCCGAGCCGGATCCGCGGGCCGTGCTGGAGCCGGACACCGGGGGCGGCTGGCGGGTGGTGTCGGAGCGGGTGACGGTGGCGGTGTCGCGGCACGGGGCGCTGGAGGTGCGTACGCCGGGCGGGACGGTGCTGCGGCGGGAGGCGCCGCCGCGGTGGTGGGAGCCGGTGGATCCGCGGATGGGTGCGGCGCGGTGGCTGCAGCGGAGCGAGGTGCCGGCGGACGCGCGGTTCTTCGGGCTGGGCGGGCGGGCCGCGGGGCCGCGGCTGCGGGACGGGGCGTACCGGCTGTGGAACACGGATCCGAAGGGGGGCTTCGGGCCGGGGGCCGATCCGCTGTACCTGACGATGCCCGTGCAGCTGGTGGTGGCGGACGCGGGGACGCACCTGGTGTTCCACGACAACTCGTGGGACGGGCGGGTGGTGCTGCGCGAGGGTGAGGAGGGCGCCGGTTCGGGGGCGGACCGGCCGGGGGCGAGCGAGCTGCGGATGGAGGGCGGGCCGCTGCGGTGCTGGGTGCTGGTGGGGACGCCGGCGCGGGTGTTGCAGGGGTGGTCGGGGCTGACGGGTGCGGCCGCGGTGCCGCCGGAGTGGGCGCTGGGGTACCAGCACGCGCGGTGGGGGTTCGGGAGCGCGGAAGAGGTGCGGCGGGTGGTGGCGGGGTACGCGTCGCGCGGGCTCGCGCTGTCGGCCGTACATCTGGACATCGACCACTACGACGGGCACCGGGTGTTCACGGTGGACGAGGGGCGGTTCCCCGATCTGCCAGGGCTGGCGCGCGAGTTGGGTGAGCTGGGGGTGCGGCTCGTGTCGATCGTGGACCCGGCGGTGAAGGCGGGCGACGGGGTGCACGCGTCGGGGCTGACGGTGGGGTCGGGCGGGGCGTTCGTGCGGGACGCGCGGGGCGGGGAGGTGCGCGGTGAGGTGTGGCCGGGCGAGTGCGCGTACCCGGATTTCACGGATCCGGCGGTGCGGGAGTGGTGGGGCGGGCTGTACGAGGAGCGGCTCGCGCAGGGCTTCGCCGGTTTCTGGCACGACATGAACGAGCCGGTGTCCTTCGCTCCGTTCGGGGACACGACGCTGCCGAGGTCGGCTCGGCACGCGTTGGACGGGGCGGGCGGTGACCACCGCGAGGGGCACAACGTGTACGCGCTGGGGATGGCGCGGGCGGGGTGGGAGGGGCTGGTGCGGCTGCGACCCGCCGAGCGGCCGTTCCTGTTCTCGCGGTCGGGGTGGGCGGGGATGCAGCGGTACGGGGGCACCTGGTCGGGGGACGTGGAGTCCAGCTGGGAGGGGCTGCGGGCTTCGCTGGCGCTGGTGTTGGGGCTCGGACTGTGCGGGGTGCCGTACTCGGGCCCGGACGTCGGGGGGTTCGGGGGTTCCCCGTCGCCGGAGTTGTACGTGCGGTGGCTGCAATTGGGGGCCTACCTACCGCTGTTCCGGACCCACTCGGCGATCTGGGCGGGGCGGCGGGAGCCGTGGGAGTTCGGGCCGGAGGTGGCGGAGCAGGCCGGGGCGGTGATGGCGGAGCGGGAACGGCTGCGGCCGTACTTCGTGACGCTGGCCCACCTGGCGCGTCGGACGGGGGCCCCGTACGTGCGGCCGCTGTGGTGGGGGGCGCCGGAGGAGCGGCGGCTGCGGGACTGCGAGGACGCCTTCCTGCTGGGTGATGCGCTGCTGGTGGCGCCGGTGCTGGAGTGCGGGGCGGACCGGCGGGCGGTGCGGCTGCCGCGGGGGCGCTGGTACGACACGGCGACGGGGGCGGCGTACGAGGGCCCGGGCCAGATCCTGCTGGACGCGCCGCAGGGCCGGATCCCGGTGCTGGCGCGGGCGGGGTCGGTGCTGCCGGTGCGCGCCGCCTCCGGCGACGGGGTGGAGCTGGAGGTCTGGGCTCCGGCGCGCGGGCGCACGGGGGGCGGGGTGGTGATCCGGGACCCGGGGCCGGGCTTCGGGGCGGGTGAGGTGGAGCGGTACGCGGTGCGGTGGCTGCGTGACGCGGTGGTGGTGGAGGACGAGGCGGGGAACCGGGTGGAGGGGGTCACCGTACGGGGCCTGTAG
- a CDS encoding lipid-transfer protein, producing MSTDIAVLGAGMHPWGKWGRSFVEYGRAAARAALADAGLDWTQVQSIVGADTVRSGYPGYVAGATFARALGWQGARVTSVYAACASGAQAIGAARAQILAGLADVVLVVGADAAPKGFFAPAGGDRPDDPDWLRFRVLGATNPAYFALYARRRMALHGDTLEDFAQVKVKNAAAGLLNPHARYRRKVTAEDVAASAVVADPLRLLDICATSDGGAALVLTSMDFARAHGVADPVRIRAVSTVTPSYPRTVLDLPDIATDSAVAVAPAAGSFRSSIARAAYEEAGLGPDDLSLAEVYDLSTALELEWYEDIGLCGEGEGAKLVREGATALGGRIPVNTSGGLASFGEAVPAQAIAQVCELTWQLRGTAGERQVPGARAGITANQGLFGHGSAVVAVR from the coding sequence GTGAGCACCGACATCGCCGTCCTCGGGGCCGGTATGCACCCCTGGGGCAAATGGGGCCGCAGTTTCGTCGAGTACGGGCGGGCCGCCGCGCGGGCGGCGCTGGCCGACGCCGGACTGGACTGGACGCAGGTGCAGTCGATCGTCGGCGCCGACACCGTGCGTTCCGGCTACCCGGGCTACGTGGCGGGCGCCACCTTCGCCCGGGCGCTCGGCTGGCAGGGCGCGCGGGTCACCAGCGTGTACGCGGCCTGCGCGTCCGGTGCCCAGGCCATCGGAGCCGCCCGCGCGCAGATCCTGGCCGGCCTGGCCGACGTGGTGCTCGTGGTCGGCGCGGACGCCGCGCCCAAGGGGTTCTTCGCACCGGCCGGCGGCGACCGGCCCGACGATCCGGACTGGCTGCGGTTCCGCGTGCTCGGCGCCACCAACCCGGCCTACTTCGCGCTCTACGCCCGGCGCCGGATGGCCCTGCACGGGGACACCCTTGAGGACTTCGCCCAGGTCAAGGTGAAGAACGCGGCGGCCGGGCTACTCAACCCGCACGCCCGCTACCGCAGGAAGGTCACCGCCGAGGACGTCGCGGCGTCGGCCGTGGTCGCCGATCCGCTCCGGCTGCTCGACATCTGCGCCACCTCCGACGGGGGCGCGGCCCTGGTGCTCACCAGCATGGACTTCGCCCGTGCGCACGGGGTGGCCGATCCGGTGCGGATCCGGGCCGTCTCGACGGTGACGCCCAGCTATCCGCGGACGGTGCTGGACCTGCCGGACATCGCCACCGACTCGGCGGTGGCGGTGGCGCCGGCGGCCGGGTCCTTCAGGTCCTCGATCGCGCGCGCCGCCTACGAGGAGGCGGGGCTCGGCCCGGACGACCTCTCGCTGGCCGAGGTGTACGACCTGTCGACCGCCCTGGAGCTGGAGTGGTACGAGGACATCGGGCTGTGCGGTGAGGGTGAGGGGGCGAAGCTCGTACGGGAGGGGGCGACGGCGCTGGGTGGCCGGATCCCGGTCAACACCAGTGGCGGGCTGGCTTCCTTCGGGGAGGCGGTGCCGGCGCAGGCGATCGCGCAGGTGTGTGAGCTGACCTGGCAGTTGCGCGGCACGGCCGGGGAGCGGCAGGTGCCCGGTGCGCGGGCGGGGATCACGGCGAACCAGGGGTTGTTCGGGCACGGGTCTGCCGTCGTCGCCGTGCGCTGA
- a CDS encoding acetoacetate--CoA ligase, whose translation MTSATQPEPLWAPGPDRIAAARITAFQAWAAERHGAPADGGYPALHSWSVDELDTFWQAVAEWFDVRFTTPYASVLADRSMPGAQWFTGATLNYAEHALRAAEDPARADDPALLYVDETHESVPVTWAELRRQVGSLTAELRALGVRPGDRISGYLPNIPEAVVALLATAAVGGVWTSCAPDFGARSVLDRFQQVEPVVLFTVDGYRYGGKEHDRRDTVAELRADLPSLRAVVHIPLLGTPAPAGALDWSALTSADTEPVFEPVPFDHPLWVLYSSGTTGLPKAIVQSQGGILLEHLKQLGLHCDLGPEDRFFWYTSTGWMMWNFLVSGLLTGTTVVLYDGSPGYPDTGAQWRIAERTRATLYGTSAAYVMACRKAEVHPARDFDLSAVKCVATTGSPLPPDGFRWLHEEVAEDLWIASVSGGTDVCSCFAGAVPTLPVHIGELQAACLGTDLQAWDPSGKPVTGEVGELVVTNPMPSMPIHFWNDPDGSRYRDSYFEMFPGVWRHGDWITMTDHGSVIIHGRSDSTLNRQGVRMGSADIYEAVERLPEIKESLVIGLEEPNGGYWMPLFVHLAPGATLDDDLRARIKATIREELSPRHVPDEVIEVPAIPHTLTGKRIEVPIKRLLQGAPLAKAVNPGSVDNLDLLRFYEELARTRTRG comes from the coding sequence ATGACCTCAGCCACGCAGCCGGAACCCCTCTGGGCGCCGGGCCCCGACCGGATCGCCGCGGCCCGGATCACCGCCTTCCAGGCCTGGGCCGCCGAGCGCCACGGAGCCCCCGCCGACGGCGGCTACCCCGCCCTGCACAGCTGGTCCGTCGACGAGCTCGACACCTTCTGGCAGGCCGTCGCCGAGTGGTTCGACGTCCGCTTCACCACCCCGTACGCATCCGTCCTCGCCGACCGCTCCATGCCCGGCGCGCAGTGGTTCACCGGAGCCACCCTCAACTACGCCGAGCACGCCCTGCGCGCCGCCGAGGACCCGGCCCGCGCCGACGACCCCGCCCTGCTGTACGTGGACGAGACCCACGAGTCCGTCCCGGTCACCTGGGCCGAGCTCCGCCGCCAGGTCGGCTCGCTCACGGCCGAACTGCGCGCCCTCGGCGTACGCCCCGGCGACCGGATCAGCGGCTACCTCCCCAACATCCCCGAGGCCGTCGTCGCCCTCCTCGCCACCGCCGCCGTCGGCGGGGTCTGGACCTCCTGCGCCCCCGACTTCGGAGCCCGCAGCGTCCTCGACCGCTTCCAGCAGGTCGAGCCCGTCGTCCTGTTCACCGTGGACGGGTACCGCTACGGGGGCAAGGAGCACGACCGCCGCGACACCGTCGCCGAGCTCCGCGCGGACCTCCCGTCCCTGCGCGCCGTCGTCCACATCCCGCTCCTCGGCACGCCCGCCCCCGCCGGCGCCCTCGACTGGTCCGCCCTGACCTCGGCCGACACCGAGCCCGTCTTCGAGCCGGTCCCCTTCGACCACCCCCTCTGGGTGCTGTACTCCTCCGGTACGACCGGGCTCCCCAAGGCCATCGTCCAGTCCCAGGGCGGCATCCTCCTCGAACACCTCAAGCAGCTCGGCCTGCACTGCGACCTCGGCCCCGAGGACCGGTTCTTCTGGTACACCTCCACCGGCTGGATGATGTGGAACTTCCTCGTCTCCGGCCTGCTCACCGGCACGACCGTCGTCCTCTACGACGGCAGCCCCGGCTACCCCGACACGGGCGCCCAGTGGCGCATCGCCGAGCGCACCCGCGCCACCCTGTACGGCACCTCCGCCGCCTACGTCATGGCCTGCCGCAAGGCCGAGGTCCACCCGGCCCGCGACTTCGACCTCTCCGCCGTGAAGTGCGTGGCCACCACCGGCTCCCCGCTGCCGCCCGACGGCTTCCGCTGGCTCCACGAGGAGGTCGCCGAAGACCTCTGGATCGCCTCCGTCAGCGGCGGCACCGACGTCTGCAGCTGCTTCGCGGGCGCCGTTCCCACCCTCCCGGTGCACATCGGCGAACTCCAGGCCGCCTGCCTCGGCACGGACCTCCAGGCCTGGGACCCCTCCGGAAAGCCGGTCACCGGCGAGGTCGGCGAGCTCGTCGTCACCAACCCCATGCCGTCCATGCCGATCCACTTCTGGAACGACCCCGACGGCAGCCGCTACCGCGACAGCTACTTCGAGATGTTCCCGGGCGTCTGGCGCCACGGCGACTGGATCACCATGACCGACCACGGCTCGGTGATCATCCACGGTCGCTCCGACTCCACGCTCAACCGCCAGGGCGTCCGCATGGGCTCCGCCGACATCTACGAGGCCGTCGAACGCCTCCCCGAGATCAAGGAATCCCTGGTCATCGGCCTGGAGGAGCCGAACGGCGGCTACTGGATGCCGCTCTTCGTCCACCTCGCCCCCGGCGCGACCCTCGACGACGACCTGCGCGCCCGGATCAAGGCGACGATCCGCGAGGAACTCTCCCCGCGCCACGTCCCCGACGAGGTCATCGAGGTCCCGGCCATTCCGCACACCCTCACCGGCAAGCGCATCGAGGTCCCGATCAAGCGCCTGCTCCAGGGCGCCCCCCTGGCCAAGGCCGTCAACCCGGGCTCCGTCGACAACCTCGACCTCCTGCGCTTCTACGAGGAGCTGGCCCGCACCCGCACCCGCGGCTGA
- a CDS encoding NUDIX domain-containing protein: MPAHLKDSHCSTCGAPYSSPEWPRTCAVCGATAYRNPLPVAVTLLPVEDADGTGLVVITRTIEPALGGVALPGGFIDFGEDWRDAVVRELFEETGITAPAEEVVLADALSSPAGHLLLFGLLPVRPVAELPASKPTDETTGWHVLHTPSVLAFPLHTRAAASWFAGEYA, encoded by the coding sequence ATGCCGGCACACCTGAAGGACTCGCACTGCTCCACCTGCGGAGCCCCGTACTCCAGCCCCGAGTGGCCCCGCACCTGCGCGGTCTGCGGGGCGACCGCCTACCGAAACCCGCTTCCGGTGGCCGTCACCCTCCTCCCCGTCGAGGACGCGGACGGCACCGGCCTCGTGGTCATCACCCGCACCATCGAACCCGCCCTCGGCGGCGTCGCCCTCCCCGGCGGTTTCATCGACTTCGGCGAGGACTGGCGCGACGCGGTCGTCCGTGAACTCTTCGAGGAGACCGGCATCACGGCCCCGGCCGAGGAGGTCGTCCTGGCCGACGCCCTGAGCTCCCCGGCGGGCCACCTCCTCCTCTTCGGGCTCCTGCCGGTCCGCCCGGTCGCGGAACTGCCCGCCTCGAAGCCGACGGACGAGACCACGGGCTGGCACGTCCTGCACACCCCGTCGGTGCTGGCCTTCCCCCTGCACACCCGGGCGGCGGCGTCCTGGTTCGCGGGCGAGTACGCCTGA
- a CDS encoding SRPBCC domain-containing protein, giving the protein METAMEYGSIERELHIDASPEVVFEVLSSPEHIREWWSAETTAFEPAAGATARLTWTDQDTGRQQSAPFTVVEADPPRMFSFRWTYDETETEAAGPGNSLLVTFELLPAGTGTTVRFRESGYRERGWEAAVLEAHYDDHRQGWDFYLPRLVATADRLAAAR; this is encoded by the coding sequence ATGGAGACGGCCATGGAGTACGGGAGCATCGAGCGCGAGCTGCACATCGACGCCTCACCCGAGGTGGTGTTCGAGGTGCTGAGCAGCCCCGAGCACATCCGGGAGTGGTGGAGCGCCGAGACCACCGCGTTCGAGCCGGCCGCGGGCGCGACCGCCCGTCTCACGTGGACGGATCAGGACACCGGTCGGCAGCAGTCCGCGCCGTTCACGGTCGTCGAGGCCGACCCGCCGCGGATGTTCTCGTTCCGGTGGACCTACGACGAGACGGAGACGGAGGCGGCAGGTCCGGGCAACTCGCTGCTGGTGACCTTCGAGCTCCTGCCCGCGGGGACGGGAACCACGGTCCGCTTCCGCGAGAGCGGCTACCGCGAACGGGGCTGGGAGGCCGCCGTGCTCGAAGCCCACTACGACGACCACCGGCAGGGCTGGGACTTCTACCTGCCGCGCCTGGTCGCGACCGCCGATCGACTGGCGGCCGCGCGATGA
- a CDS encoding SRPBCC family protein, whose amino-acid sequence MVDILHRVGITATPEKVYEALTTVEGLAAWWTTDTSGNGDGVLEFRFGDLGGFDMKVLELRPNARVLWEVADGPAEWVGTTVSFELTQDGEWTILMFAHAGWREPVEFMNHCSTKWAIFLMSLKSLVETGSGAPHPRDVQISNWH is encoded by the coding sequence ATGGTGGACATCCTGCACCGGGTAGGCATCACCGCGACCCCGGAGAAGGTGTACGAAGCGCTCACCACGGTCGAGGGACTGGCCGCGTGGTGGACGACCGACACGAGCGGGAACGGCGACGGCGTCCTGGAGTTCCGGTTCGGCGACCTCGGCGGCTTCGACATGAAGGTGCTCGAACTGCGGCCGAACGCACGGGTGCTGTGGGAGGTCGCCGACGGTCCGGCCGAGTGGGTCGGGACCACGGTGAGCTTCGAGCTGACCCAGGACGGCGAGTGGACGATCCTCATGTTCGCGCACGCGGGCTGGCGCGAACCGGTCGAGTTCATGAACCACTGCAGCACCAAGTGGGCGATCTTCCTGATGAGCCTGAAGTCCCTGGTGGAGACGGGCTCCGGCGCGCCGCACCCGCGGGACGTACAGATCAGCAACTGGCACTGA
- a CDS encoding roadblock/LC7 domain-containing protein produces MTAPQTGNDTRGRGSGPLNWLLDELVDRVGSIRKAVVLSGDGLPTGSSKDLTREDSEHLAAVASGFHSLAKGVGRHFDSGRVRQTVVELDEAFLFVMAAGDGSCLAVLADADSDVGQVAYEMTLMVKRVGDHLATAPRTGLPAGG; encoded by the coding sequence ATGACCGCACCGCAGACCGGCAACGACACCAGGGGCCGCGGCTCCGGCCCGCTCAACTGGCTCCTCGACGAGCTCGTCGACCGGGTCGGCTCCATCCGCAAGGCGGTGGTCCTTTCCGGCGACGGCCTGCCCACCGGCAGCTCCAAGGACCTGACCCGCGAGGACAGCGAGCACCTGGCGGCGGTCGCCTCCGGCTTCCACAGCCTGGCCAAGGGTGTCGGCCGGCACTTCGACTCCGGCCGGGTCCGCCAAACCGTGGTCGAGCTCGACGAGGCCTTCCTCTTCGTCATGGCCGCGGGCGACGGCAGCTGCCTGGCCGTCCTGGCCGACGCCGACTCCGACGTCGGCCAGGTGGCGTACGAGATGACGCTGATGGTCAAGCGCGTCGGCGACCACCTGGCGACCGCCCCGCGCACCGGGCTGCCAGCCGGAGGGTGA
- a CDS encoding DUF742 domain-containing protein, translating into MSDSGQDHPTGIPGGFTVDPPYSDPDHLDPDHAHWFDDDAGPVVRPYAMTRGRTSHAGQHRLDLIALVVAEPAADDPVWDMTLSPEHAHILGLCRGRPQSVAELAADLDLAVGVVRVLIGDLVDEELVHVTRPVPPAELPDESILREVIDGLRAL; encoded by the coding sequence ATGAGCGATTCAGGCCAGGACCACCCCACCGGCATTCCGGGCGGGTTCACCGTCGACCCGCCCTACTCCGACCCCGACCACCTGGACCCCGACCACGCGCACTGGTTCGACGACGACGCGGGGCCCGTCGTCCGCCCGTACGCCATGACCCGCGGCCGGACCAGCCACGCGGGCCAGCACCGACTCGACCTGATCGCGCTCGTCGTCGCCGAACCGGCGGCCGACGATCCGGTCTGGGACATGACCCTCTCCCCGGAACACGCCCACATCCTCGGGCTGTGCCGGGGCCGACCGCAGTCGGTCGCCGAACTCGCGGCCGATCTCGACCTCGCCGTCGGGGTCGTCCGCGTCCTGATCGGCGACTTGGTCGACGAGGAACTGGTCCACGTGACCAGGCCGGTACCACCGGCCGAACTGCCCGATGAATCCATTCTGCGTGAGGTGATCGATGGCCTTCGGGCGCTTTAG
- a CDS encoding GTP-binding protein — MAFGRFSRTGAMHAVSPVEPLTLKILVAGGFGVGKTTLVSAVSEIRPLRTEERLSEPGVGVDDTGGVEGKSTTTVAMDFGRITLREDLVLYLFGTPGQDRFWFLWDELAQGSLGAVVLADTRRLADCFAAIDYFERRAIPFVVAVNCFDGADRHPVVTVRTALDLDPGVPVLLCDARDRESVKDVLVGVVEHAMSLARERRRSLSAGA; from the coding sequence ATGGCCTTCGGGCGCTTTAGCCGCACCGGTGCCATGCACGCGGTGTCGCCGGTCGAGCCGCTGACCTTGAAGATCCTGGTCGCGGGCGGCTTCGGGGTGGGCAAGACCACCCTGGTCAGCGCGGTGAGCGAAATCAGACCGCTGCGCACCGAGGAACGGCTCTCCGAGCCGGGCGTCGGTGTCGACGACACCGGGGGAGTGGAGGGCAAGAGCACCACCACCGTGGCCATGGACTTCGGGCGCATCACGCTCCGCGAGGACCTGGTGCTGTACCTGTTCGGCACCCCCGGACAGGACCGCTTCTGGTTCCTGTGGGACGAGCTCGCCCAGGGGTCGCTCGGCGCCGTCGTCCTCGCGGACACCCGGCGCCTCGCCGACTGCTTCGCCGCCATCGACTACTTCGAGCGGCGCGCGATCCCGTTCGTCGTCGCGGTCAACTGCTTCGACGGAGCCGACCGGCACCCCGTGGTGACCGTCCGGACGGCACTGGACCTCGACCCCGGGGTACCGGTGCTGCTGTGCGACGCACGGGACCGGGAATCCGTGAAGGACGTGCTGGTGGGGGTCGTGGAACACGCGATGTCCCTGGCGCGCGAGCGCCGCCGGAGCCTTTCGGCGGGCGCCTGA
- a CDS encoding DUF962 domain-containing protein: MTFTSYEEFWPYYVAMHSRAATRWIHLTGTLTGLAVTAYGLARGRGRYLAALPLIGYGTAWPAHFLIEGNNPATFGHPGWSLRGDAQMIRMMLAGRDAELGEIAQKWLAENPCQGGPPVADS; this comes from the coding sequence ATGACCTTCACCTCGTACGAGGAGTTCTGGCCCTACTACGTCGCGATGCACTCGCGCGCCGCCACCCGCTGGATCCACCTCACGGGCACCCTGACCGGTCTGGCCGTGACCGCCTACGGGCTGGCGCGCGGCCGCGGGCGATACCTCGCCGCCCTCCCCCTGATCGGGTACGGGACCGCCTGGCCCGCGCACTTCCTGATCGAGGGCAACAACCCGGCCACCTTCGGCCATCCGGGATGGTCGCTGCGCGGGGACGCGCAGATGATCCGGATGATGCTGGCCGGGCGCGACGCGGAGCTGGGCGAGATCGCGCAGAAGTGGCTCGCCGAGAACCCGTGTCAGGGCGGTCCGCCCGTGGCAGACTCCTGA